In the genome of Ziziphus jujuba cultivar Dongzao chromosome 10, ASM3175591v1, the window ctCGTATGGTGAGTCAGTGCGTGGGAGAagacttaataaaaaaataaaaaaaagctaaacCACTaggtttaataataataataataaaaaaaaaaactaaaattaggaAAATGAATCAAAACCATAgtaaaatctcataatattaaaatcctaataAATCATACAAGTATTCTATTCTTATCCTCTAAAACAACTGATAAAGCTCCTTGAGTTTTAACTGGTAATTAAGGTGACCCTTCAGCAAAAAAGATCTGGATCATTCACATTCGTATGGGGAGTATTGATTCATTGCTTAGCATGGAATAAGCAGAAAGctgtccatatgattgggaaaATGACATTCCCACCTCAGATAATCCATTGCTTGGAGTAAACATGCTTGTACATGCGCTTTTGTCATCAAGAACTTGGAGCAAACTAGCATTACCATCCAAATACTTTAACACTTGCCTCATATTGGGCCTCGTTGCAGGCAAAGGGTGTGAACAAAGCAGCCCAAGTTTGCAGCCCAAGTTTCAAAGCCAACTCCATCTCTTCTACCAAGTATTTACCTTCCAATTTGGGATCACTGGCATCAAGAATTGCTCCTCTTCTCTAGCACCCAATGACCCCATCCACCAAACTTACTTCTTCAGAAAGGCTTGTAGGTGTATTCGCCTCCTTCCACAAGCCACCTCAACAACAAAGAACCCAAAAACAACCACATCAGTGCTAGTAGTTGCCCTTCCAGTCCTAATAAGCTCAGGAGCAAGATAACCCACAGTCCCAACCATTTGAGTGGTTTGAGGATTGGTACCATGGTCATGAACTGACTATATGTTTTCCCTAGGATAAAGGGTCACAGGAGATATTTTATCGCTTTTAACCTTTACAATTGTCAGTAAATGAAATACTTGACATGTGCCTGACATAGATCTATACTCTTACAAAAGTTCCAACATATATAGCTTTCTCGGTTAGATAACACAAAAGAAACGCATATTCTCATCATCCAAAACTTGGTTAGATTGGAAATTTGATTTGAAAATCTTACTAATAATCCTGATTTCTAATTGAACAGATAGagtggatgaaagaaataaacctCATCAATAAAAAAACCATTGACTTGCGTTTGTTTCCTTGCGACGGAAGTTTCCAAGCGAATTGACTTTAGATATGTTGTAGCCAAATGCAGAATTTTCAGCCTTGTCAgttttagatatttaatttgtttttgttctgtATGGTGCAAGCAAGGGAATGTTGCTGTCTTCACGACCTGTGTTCCAAACTTGTTTAGTATTCTGTTGGAAGGTACTTGAGACTAGTCCAGCCATTCAGGTGCCAGTCCTCTCAAGGAACCTACAAAAACTAAGAAAGATCTCCCTCACTAATCAATCACCTTCTTTGTGAATGATACAATGTTTATTTGCACCCGTTCATGCTCTGCCCCAATGGATGTCCTTGTTAAGGTTGATAAAGATGAAGCAATTGTTGCTGGGAAGGGAATGGTTGGGGTGGGTGCAGTGGTTGGTTAGAGGTAATAAATGTAAGCTGCTTCCAGCTATCCAATTGGTTGCCTTAGAGAAGGTTCGAAGTTATATCCTGAGCTGGAGTTTAATGGATGTGCCTTGGGGAGTCACTATCCAATCGttcattgaaaatttgaagactATCTTGTATGGTTGGAAGAAGGGCCTGAGTGAACCAGtacaaatagaaataatacATACATTCATTAAGTACCTACgtataaacatacatattatTGTGTTCTTCGCAATATTCTCCCATCTCTTCTTACACACAGAATGGATAAGTTCCTTGAGTTTCAATGGTTAAATCACCCTCAGCATAGACCAGGATATTGTGTATGGCTAATATTCtggtaaaatttaaataaagtaaaaaaaaaaaaaagaaaaagcaaaataatttgGATGCTACAGCAATTTGCATAAACGTCAGCATACATTAATATCCTGGTAACTGAACTTTCAAAGATGATGTTACATATTTTTGGACCCAAATGCAGAACTTTCAACATtgctactttctttttttcgttttctaTGGCTAATATTCAACATTGTCACTTTCATTGTTTTCCTTTATTTCAGTTATGTGGTACAAGAACATTAAATTTTTACAGGTAACATGAAGcaggaatttttgtttttacatgaAGCAGgaatttgtgtttttttcttattattatattttgtttaccaTTCAATTAAAGAGGACTACATGATGACTATGGATCTGGGACCCACTATACAATTGCTTTAGTGTTTCCTCTAATGCGATGGCAAGCAATGCAGCGTTGCTATAATACAATATGGCAGGTGGTCCTCTGTTTGATAAATCTATTGAATTAAGTAACTAGtaaatctaaatatatttaagtgATTAAATCtgaattcctttttctttctaagtataaaaatataaaatctaatagctcctaaaagagagagagaaaaaggaaaaaaaaaaactcatgcaTGTTCTCCCTCTCTATTTAAATTGTTAACATTTATTAAGCGATAATCTATAAGGCAAAAGGTGTTAACCATGACAGGTTACCatgtaatgataaataaaaaaaaaaggaaaaaaaagaaatagaaaaattatatgttaCCACGTGTGATAACTTGATAATGGTAACTAGCTTTCAAGCCCAatctataattatataaaaattttatgaacaAATTTAACCCATAAACTAAGACAGATTCCTAGCCTTTCTCATGTATACCAATATTCTAACTTTCAAACTTACTTTTGAAGCATGGACCTAAGTAGCCTGAAAAAGATTCAGAATTAcaactttgtttttattttattagttttaaatattaataaagatatcttttatCTCCATGTGAGCTAGTTGTCCCATATGGTCCAACCTTTGATGTTAAAGGTCTCAAAACAGCAGTCATGGCTTAGttttatgtctttttttttttttttataataactaGGCCTTCTTCTCCAAAAACACAAGCATGTACTCCCATTTcatcccaaaagaaaaaaaaaagaaaaaaaagcatgttCTCCCTCACTTTTATAGTCACTCTTTTATGAAGGTATCCTTTGGAGAAGGTTATCTACACATATTGATAAAGTGTGGTCTATTTTATCACCCTATAAGAGTTTTAGTAAACCAGACACTAAAATTCATGAATGTTAGTTATTGAATGATGGACAAATATCTGCAAATCTCCTTCTTGATGAGCATTTTAAATTGTGTTATATTAAATAACTTAAGCTTAATCAACTGCAAAATTAAGCAAAAGATGCTGAATCCATGAAAAAGGCTATTATATATGATAAGGCTAAAAACATGTTAATTCATTTGGCAAGGAATTTTTTTGAGGTGCGATAATATGTGAAAAAGAAAGATACAATTATCATGTTTCTTCATCCTTACATTGTAAAAAGCTACAGTATCCATTATCATAGCAAGAGTAGCTGCTACAGGTAATACATAGTATCTTTCCCTTTATGGATTcagccttttttcttttttctactgTGTAGAAGAAACAGAGttggatttgaaatttcaaaactttGTGCTTTTCTGCTCCTGTTGAATCTCCATCCAAGCACATTATTGTGACTTGCAAATTAACAGTGCGGCAGCAAACAAACCAACACACGCAGTTTTCAAGTACCGTTTTCTCAGATTAAAAAAGCTTGGCTGAGTTTTGGGAGGTCAGGGACTATGACAGCTACAAAGTATaagtttatttgttttgtgttttagtTGGGCACCTGAACAAAAAAGCTTAAGTTTATTGAACGTTGCTCTTGAACTGGCCCTTAAAttcatttctctttctttttagtAGATTTCTGATCCTTGAATATCCTCTTACACAAGTTCAacttaataatacaaaaaagaaTCTTTCAGCAGCCAAAACTTGTCCAAATGGGAATTTTAATCTGGAAAAAATCTACTACTCATCCTTGTTTCTACCTAATAGACAGAGCAAATGAAATTGTTGATCTGTTATGGtttagtttgatatatatagtCGGATTCACTACCTAAGagcttaaaattttaaaaataatggtaaatcAACATGCTAACAGATCATGTGACCTGGGAGGGCCTTTTGGAACAATGGTATATTTTTTGGACCCTACAGCATTGCAAAAAGGTCAAATTGATTCAGAAGTTTGAAAGTCAGCGATTTAGAAATTTATGGAGCCAACTACAGTATTTTCAACCTTATCACGTTCATTGTTTTCCCAAATTGCAAGGCACACAATGACTTTTAgagattaaataattttttagtatGACCGAAAAAGCCTGAGAAAGATTCAGCTCGTatactttctttttctaaagTAAACTTTGATGATTAGTAGTGCAGTGATATTAGTAAGAATAATCATATGCAAATAAATGCAGTGATATTAGTATGAATAAGATATGCAAATAAATGAATAGACATACACCTAGTTACTTACGTACATAGATCATATTCTACATTACTACATGTATTGTGCTCTTCACAAGATTCTCCCATCTCTCCTCCCACTGGAAATTGATAAGTACCATGACTTTCATAggaaaatttgaatttacaaTTCAATGCCCTATATGGAGCATCGATTCATTGCTTGACATGGAACGAGCAGAACACTTTCCATATGAAGTGGAAAATGAAAGTAGCGGTTCAGATGCTTTATTACTTGGAGTAAATGGACTTGTAGATATGCTACTATCAATTTCTGGCAAATCAGCGTTTCCATCTAAATACTGCATCACTTGCCTCATGTTGGGCCTCATTGCCGGAAAAGGATGCGAACAAAGCAGGCCAACTTTCAAAACCAACTCCATCTCTTCTATCAAGTATTTACCTTCCAACTTAGGATCAATTACATCAAGGATTGCTCCTCTCCTCCAGCAACTAAGGACCCAATCCACCAAACTTTCGTCTTCAGGTAGACCTTGTAGGTCTGCAGGCTTCCTTCCACAAGCAACTTCAAGCATAAAAACACCAAAAGCAAACACATCAGTGCCAGTAGTTGCCTTTCCAGTCCTAGAAAGCTCAGGAGCCAAATAACCCACAGTCCCAACCACATGAGTGGTTTGAGGATTGGTACCATGGTCATATAATCTAGCAAGCCCAAAATCTCCAAGCCTTCCATTAAAATCAGCATCTAAAAGAACATTGCTAGCCTTTACATCTCTATGCAAAACTACTTGTTCCCACTCTTCATGGAGGTAAAGAAGAGCAGAAGCAACACCTTTAAGGACTTGAAATCTATGAAACCAGCTAAGGATTGGTTTCTCATTGCTGAACAAGAACTTGTCAAGACTTCCATTGGGCATATAATCATAAACCAAGAGTAGTTCTCCCTTTCGGCGGCAATAGCCAAGGAGCTGCACCAAGTTTCTATGCCTAAGCCTTCTCATACTGGATATCTCAGCAATAAATTCTTTCATCCCTTGTGTTGAATCATGGGAAACTCTCTTCACAGCTATCTGCAAGTTGGAAGTTGGAAGTGTTCCTCTATAAACCTTTCCAAAACCTCCTGCTCCAAGAAGCTCTGTTTCTTTGAAACCATTTGTTGCTATGTAAAGATTCTTATAGGAGAACCTTTGAGGACCATATTCTGTTTCCCAATCTTCACGTACTTCTTCATATTTCTTCTTCCTTATAAAGTAAGCAGCTCCAATAAATATGACCAGAGCAACAGTTGCTGCTACaggtaatattataattatattacttGGCTTCTGggtcttctttttctttggagGAAGTGGAGGAAGCTTTGATGTTTCAAGATCCCATGCTGGTCCAGTCCTGTTGAAGCTCCATCCAAGCACATAATGCTCACTTGCAAGTGGCCCTGTAGCTGAAGAGAAACCCACATGCATTTTTTCTAAAAGAACTTGGGAAAGATCAATTTGTGTAGACAAGAGAGGCCGGTTTGGTTTCGAGCTCCTTATTGGGGCTATCGTTACATTGAGTATTCTTTTTGCTGCATCATAGTCTATCCAAAGCTGCATTGGTTCGCCATTTGGGAGCATCAAGCCTATATTTTTCCCTTCAGCAGAAAAGTAAGCTGCAGGAGCTGACTCAACTGAGTTCAAGTTGTTCACATCAATTCCCACATGGTTGTTATTTATATCTTCAAATTCGGGGTTCCTAATTGTGTCAAGCTCGATTGCCAACACATGGTTTGTAGAATGGCCAACGTTTGAAATATTGAATAATCCCAAGTACTGACCTGCAAGGGCTTGGCTGAAGTCCATAGATGGTGAGATGGTGAAGGCAAGGCCGTGGCAACTAATATCTGGTGTCTCAGAAACTATTGCAAACACGAAGTTTGTGGAAAATGAAGGAAATGGAGTCAAAGCAGAGGAGGATGTGTTGAAACTTATGGGAATTTTGTAGAAAGCATGGCCCTTTTGTTGTAAAGAAGTGTTGGTAAGCTGCAACAAACCATTGGGGAGGATTTTTGCAATTCCATCAAGATGCAGATTGGCTCCATTGAAGCCATTGTAAATGAACTGGTTTTCATCTTGAGCCAAAGAGAAATGAATGTTGGAGAGCATGGTCAAACAGAATAGTATTCTAGTACTTGAACCCATTGAGAAAATTAGGAACAAAGACTGATCGACTTGGTCGTAGTACTAGTATATTTAAATGTCTTAGCAGTATTGATATAGAAATTTACTTTCTCAGATCCTCCTTCTACTGAGTTGCTAAAAGGGGGCAAAGGGTCTTTAGAGAAATTCACTGTTTTTAACTCGAAGGGCCGGCCATGGGATTTTGGAGTCTTTAGGCCAATTCTATAGGTtagttttttaatctttttttctttttttattctttcatgtCCCAATATATACTTTTCCTTTATATAGGCATCCTTTATATAGgcataataaaatcaattaaaaaccaaTAAAGGTTTAAATGCTAAGCAGTTGATGAACAATAAAACCTCATAAGTTTTAGGAAAAGCTTTCTGATTAAATAGAGAAATGTCCTTTGAATTGCAAAAATATGAAGAATCCCTAAAATAATTAGtgttcaataaaataatttaaaaaaaaaaatttttttggggaaaaaaggAGTAACTTGTTCATATAGACCATACTTAAATGGAGATTTTAGTatacataaaaaagataaagaaaaaaaaaaaaaagagatgaagAGCAAAGTTGGATTCAAATGGAAAGATTTgaaagatagaaagatttaaatgataaaagatTAGAAGAATGAAAGTCTAAAAGAGATTTATGTAAGATGTAAAGATtgcaaaagaaaattgaaattgtaattttttttttttataatagcatttaaaatattcattgccattttaaaaataataataataataaaataagtaaaggGGTACCTTATTTTTTATGTTAGGTTatctaatatttcaatttttaaaattattttaaatatttaaaaaaaattaacattaatttaaaatattggagGCCTCACTGAAAGGGATCTTATGCCATTGCATACCAGACCCGGTCCCGGGCGGCCTTGACCTTTCCAATTATAAGACAATAAAATACTTATATCAGTAAAGTGAGATCAGTTTGGTGGAATAAACATAATGGTGTCTTGTCTTATCAAGTTTGAACTTTACGTTACAATCAAATTCCCCTAGTCCTAGAAACAAACTTTATTGCACTAAGTAGGGCCCACAGGGATAGGGTgtatgaaataaattaatgcTTTAGATGCTACTAAAGGGAAAAATGCTTGAACCTGCACTAGTTACTTCGGATATTTTGAAGCCAAATGTAGAATTTTCAAACTTGTCACTTTCTTGTTTTCCCGAATTGCGCGGCACGGTACTAGAGCTATTGAATTCTTGCAAGTACCTTCTAGCAGCATTTTATATATGCTATTTTTTATGCTTCAAAAGAACTCTAGCAGGATGTTACATATGCTATTTTTTATGCTTCAAAAGAACCAAATGTTGGCAATGAAACTGAGACCCAGTGTATACTGTGGTAATATTTTTAATCTGatgcaagcaatacagcaatgaTATGGGAATATTGCTGGCTCCTTGGCTTGCTGTCCAAACTACATTGTTAGCTCAGCCATTTAAGCCTCAGTCCTCTCAAAAATTATCTACAGAAAATATGAAAGAGAGagtagagggaaaaaaaaatatcactttAGTCTTGTGTCATTTATTGTAACTTTTACCTTCTTTCCAAGACTCAAGCATTTTCTCCCTCACTGATTAGTAACTTTCTTATGAACGGTATTCCTTTGAGAAGATTGTCTAGATCAGTAATAAGTGCGGTCAAATTTGTTTGTTTCAAAAAGTATTTGTTATTTACCTATGGAGCTATTGAGCATATCATGAAGTAATGTGAATAATGATTACTTTTTATTCAACGAGGCAAAAATATCTGCAAATATCATTGacaatacatacatacattgTGTTCTTCATAAGATTCTTCCATCTCTCCCATAAACAATTGATAAGCACCTTGAATTTCACGCGTTAAGTCACCCTAATAACCGATtcagaggggaaaaaaaaaaaaaaatctaattcaaCGTCCTTTGTGGAGGATTGATTCATTGCTTGACAAGGAAGGAGCAGAACATTTTCCAAATGAAGAGGAAAATGATATTACCAAATCAGATGCTTCATAATCATTACTTCCTGTAAATGCACTTGTACAAACAATTCTATCAGCTTGAATTTCTGGCAAACTAGCACTGCCATCCAAATACTGCATCACTTGCCTCATGTTGGGCCTCATTGCTGGAATAGACTGTGAACAAAGCAGGCCAAGTTTCAAAACCAACTCCATCTCCTCTGCCGAGTAATTACCTTCCAATTTTGGATCACTGGCATCAAGGATTGCACCACTCCTCCAGCACTCCATGACCATATCCACCAGAATTAAATCTTCAGGGAGTCCTTGTAGTACAATAGGCCTCTTTCCACAAGCCACTTCAAGCATAAATGCTCCGAAAGCAAACACATCAGTGCGAGTAGTTGCTTTTCCAGTTTTAGTCAGCTCTGGAGCCAGATAACCCACAGTCCCAACCACATGAGTGGTTTGGAGACAGGTACCATGGTCATATAATCTAGCAAGCCCAAAATCTCCGAGCCTTCCATTTAAATCAGCATCTAAAAGAACGTTGCTAGCCTTTACATCTCTATGCAAAACTACTTGTTCCCACTCTTCATGGAGGTAAAGAAGTGCAGAAGCAACACCTTTGAGAACTTGAAATCTATGAAACCAGCTGAGGGTTGGTTTCTCATTGCTGAACAAGAACTTGTCAAGACTTCCACTGGGCATATAATCATAAACCAAGAGTAGTTCTCCCTTTCGCCTGCAATATCCAAGGAGCTGTACCAGGTTTCTGTGCCTCAGCCTTCTCATGCTGGCTATCTCAGCCACAAATTCTTTCATCCCTTGTTTTGAATCGTGGGAAACTCTCTTGACAGCTACTTGGACATCAGAAGTAGGAAGTGTTCCTCTATAAACCTTTCCAAAACCTCCTGCTCCAAGAAGCTCCGTTCCTTTGAAACCTTTTGTTGCTATGTAAAGATTCTTATAGGAGAACCTTTGAGGACCATATTCTGTTTCCCAATCTTCCCGTAATTCTTCATATTTCTTCCTCCTTCTAAAGTAAAC includes:
- the LOC107411040 gene encoding L-type lectin-domain containing receptor kinase SIT1-like, encoding MGSSTRILFCLTMLSNIHFSLAQDENQFIYNGFNGANLHLDGIAKILPNGLLQLTNTSLQQKGHAFYKIPISFNTSSSALTPFPSFSTNFVFAIVSETPDISCHGLAFTISPSMDFSQALAGQYLGLFNISNVGHSTNHVLAIELDTIRNPEFEDINNNHVGIDVNNLNSVESAPAAYFSAEGKNIGLMLPNGEPMQLWIDYDAAKRILNVTIAPIRSSKPNRPLLSTQIDLSQVLLEKMHVGFSSATGPLASEHYVLGWSFNRTGPAWDLETSKLPPLPPKKKKTQKPSNIIIILPVAATVALVIFIGAAYFIRKKKYEEVREDWETEYGPQRFSYKNLYIATNGFKETELLGAGGFGKVYRGTLPTSNLQIAVKRVSHDSTQGMKEFIAEISSMRRLRHRNLVQLLGYCRRKGELLLVYDYMPNGSLDKFLFSNEKPILSWFHRFQVLKGVASALLYLHEEWEQVVLHRDVKASNVLLDADFNGRLGDFGLARLYDHGTNPQTTHVVGTVGYLAPELSRTGKATTGTDVFAFGVFMLEVACGRKPADLQGLPEDESLVDWVLSCWRRGAILDVIDPKLEGKYLIEEMELVLKVGLLCSHPFPAMRPNMRQVMQYLDGNADLPEIDSSISTSPFTPSNKASEPLLSFSTSYGKCSARSMSSNESMLHIGH
- the LOC107411031 gene encoding L-type lectin-domain containing receptor kinase SIT1-like — encoded protein: MDASTRALLLLTILFSIHFCLAQDENQFIYNGFHGANLHLDGVAKIHPNGLLQLTNISRQQMGHAFYKIPVSFNTSSSSSIPFPSFSTNFVFAMVPELPDTGGNGIAFTISPFMAFEHAVPSQYLGLFNISTNGLPTNHVLAIELDTIQNPEFEDIDNNHVGIDVNSLKSVQSATATYFPTEEGKNIRLKLLNGDPMQLWIDYDAAHKILNVTIAPVRSTKPNRPLLSTPIDLSQVLLENMYIGLSAATGAFSSDHYVLGWSFNRTGPAQSLETSKLPLLPPHKKSSQKPSNIIIISPIAAIFVLIMVIGAVYFRRRKKYEELREDWETEYGPQRFSYKNLYIATKGFKGTELLGAGGFGKVYRGTLPTSDVQVAVKRVSHDSKQGMKEFVAEIASMRRLRHRNLVQLLGYCRRKGELLLVYDYMPSGSLDKFLFSNEKPTLSWFHRFQVLKGVASALLYLHEEWEQVVLHRDVKASNVLLDADLNGRLGDFGLARLYDHGTCLQTTHVVGTVGYLAPELTKTGKATTRTDVFAFGAFMLEVACGKRPIVLQGLPEDLILVDMVMECWRSGAILDASDPKLEGNYSAEEMELVLKLGLLCSQSIPAMRPNMRQVMQYLDGSASLPEIQADRIVCTSAFTGSNDYEASDLVISFSSSFGKCSAPSLSSNESILHKGR